Proteins encoded by one window of Hyphomicrobium nitrativorans NL23:
- a CDS encoding DUF6494 family protein, which produces MHNETFNLSLRRFLKEVGVSSQQEIERIVRERGLKGPGSLKVKMVLTAENTDLRHEVAGEIDLV; this is translated from the coding sequence ATGCACAACGAAACGTTCAATCTGTCGCTCCGCCGCTTCCTCAAGGAGGTCGGCGTTTCCTCGCAACAGGAAATCGAGCGCATCGTCCGCGAGCGGGGGCTCAAAGGCCCCGGCTCGCTAAAGGTCAAAATGGTCCTGACCGCAGAGAACACGGATCTCCGCCACGAGGTGGCGGGCGAAATCGACCTCGTCTGA
- a CDS encoding methyl-accepting chemotaxis protein, whose product MRRSDEAPPQSAGQPAAHTAAHEQQLVDALEALIRSKLEQNVPVPGNVGAALDRLVDLVKTANTNQVKLASSLGREASEAAINIGWLSHDFSEVAQSTVSISSAVEEMATSIAELSTVSAESAMQTENARDTMRSCINDSRAAIEAMSNIQAQSSKIGEQVSVLQSAVDQIGEMATSIDSIARQTNLLALNATIEAARAGEAGRGFAVVAAEVKTLSVETGKATQEIRSRVEALTREMREIAHAVTDSLKSVTSGSAVVTQVGTIIESMGDEVAEVADRIRGLSNVLEQQRAATTEITQNVVRISEKAVKSKDEVQKIGERLDGCDVILRRAFENVELPIRHPALIRTGSEVLAWKRQLAQILLGAIPAPSTSPQLAQGNVIAEAETVARASGSSMLAAELASALSDVQSQGTKMIDEVRNQNWGNATPAYIACDEAIAKVHTTLAKLLDRAASA is encoded by the coding sequence ATGCGCCGCTCTGACGAAGCACCCCCTCAATCTGCTGGCCAACCGGCCGCGCATACGGCCGCACACGAGCAGCAGCTCGTCGATGCGCTCGAAGCGCTGATCCGCAGCAAGCTTGAGCAAAACGTTCCGGTCCCGGGCAACGTGGGCGCAGCGCTCGATCGCCTGGTCGACCTCGTCAAGACCGCCAACACCAACCAGGTCAAGCTGGCGTCCAGCCTCGGCCGGGAAGCGTCCGAAGCCGCCATCAACATCGGCTGGCTGTCGCATGATTTCAGCGAGGTCGCCCAGTCGACCGTCTCGATTTCGAGCGCTGTCGAAGAGATGGCCACCTCCATCGCCGAGCTTTCGACCGTCTCGGCCGAAAGCGCGATGCAGACGGAGAACGCGCGCGACACCATGCGGAGCTGCATCAACGACAGCCGCGCCGCAATCGAGGCCATGAGCAACATCCAGGCGCAGTCGAGCAAGATCGGCGAGCAGGTTTCCGTGCTTCAGAGCGCCGTCGACCAGATCGGCGAGATGGCAACCTCCATCGACTCGATCGCACGCCAGACCAATCTCCTCGCCCTCAACGCCACCATCGAAGCCGCCCGCGCAGGTGAAGCGGGCCGCGGCTTTGCCGTCGTCGCCGCCGAGGTCAAGACGCTGTCCGTCGAGACCGGCAAGGCCACGCAGGAGATCCGCTCGCGCGTCGAAGCGCTCACCCGCGAGATGCGCGAAATCGCCCACGCCGTGACCGACAGCCTGAAATCGGTCACCTCCGGCAGCGCCGTCGTCACGCAGGTCGGCACCATCATCGAGAGCATGGGCGACGAGGTCGCCGAAGTGGCCGACCGCATCCGCGGCCTCTCCAATGTGCTCGAACAGCAGCGCGCCGCCACCACCGAGATCACGCAGAACGTCGTCCGCATTTCCGAGAAGGCCGTGAAGAGCAAGGACGAGGTGCAGAAGATCGGCGAACGCCTCGACGGCTGTGACGTCATCCTGCGCCGCGCCTTCGAGAACGTCGAGCTTCCAATCCGCCATCCGGCTCTCATCCGTACGGGCTCCGAAGTGCTCGCATGGAAGCGCCAGCTTGCCCAGATCCTGCTCGGGGCCATCCCCGCGCCGTCCACGTCCCCGCAGCTTGCTCAGGGCAACGTCATTGCAGAGGCCGAAACCGTCGCCCGCGCCTCCGGCAGCTCGATGCTCGCCGCAGAACTCGCTTCCGCGCTCTCCGACGTCCAGTCGCAGGGCACGAAGATGATCGACGAGGTTCGCAATCAGAATTGGGGCAACGCAACGCCCGCTTACATCGCCTGCGACGAGGCCATCGCCAAAGTGCACACCACGCTCGCCAAGCTGCTCGACAGGGCCGCTTCGGCGTAG